A window of the Scleropages formosus chromosome 5, fSclFor1.1, whole genome shotgun sequence genome harbors these coding sequences:
- the LOC108930766 gene encoding tyrosine-protein phosphatase non-receptor type 9-like, whose protein sequence is MAEALTTQEERAVDEFLAELRNPEQRGAVLVSRGTAVKFLMARKFDVSRAIDLFRAYRNTRLKEGICDINPDEEPLRSELLSGKFTVLPHRDAKGAALALFTARLHRPDYTTHKAVLQAIIYQLDKAIESIQTQRDGLIFIYDMTNSTYGNFDYELCVKILNLLKGAFPARLKCVFIVSSPLWFRAPFSVLRLFVREKLRERVCTVKAHELASHIPMDSLPEHLGGRSRYSHVAWIQACINSERTGVPLSPRSSAPASKDKLNANVRHHHHHPRQRQPNCQNWNGSTHGAAVVGADLGGGGDRLADHGKAGQGGSPGAKRNGLGGQSPLDWDAPPDAAPHQKVSDGTGRRDVVRAGLDGGEEGWPPQKTPRRPSRCQDLRPAGEQAQSVHVPEHGGMAVKELLQYVKRKKKKGIYQEYEEIRKEPPAGTFEYSKKLSNQIKNRYSDVLCLDHSRVTLTTRHDADDETSDYINASFMDGYKRVNAYVATQGPLPKTFGDFWRMVWEQRVLIIVMTTRVVERGRVKCGQYWPLEEGSADVYGRFQVRNSRIEMFQDFKLSHLELCDSQSGERRDVAHYLYVSWPDFGVPKSASAMLDFRAQVKRHQEAAFQAMCTDWTGPAGGPPLVVHCSAGIGRTGTFCTLDICLSRLDDIGTVDVRQTVRRMRSQRAFSIQTWDQYYFCYRAVLEYAQRRGLLPPVEWSDTELETDSE, encoded by the exons ATGGCGGAAGCCCTGACAACGCAGGAGGAGCGG GCCGTGGACGAGTTCCTGGCTGAGCTGAGGAACCCGGAGCAGCGCGGCGCGGTGCTGGTGTCCCGCGGCACGGCCGTCAAGTTCCTCATGGCCCGCAAGTTTGACGTGTCCAGGGCCATCGACCTCTTCCGGGCGTACAGG AACACGAGATTGAAAGAGGGCATTTGTGACATCAACCCGGACGAGGAGCCTTTGCGGTCCGAGCTGCTGAGCGGAAAGTTCACGGTTCTG CCCCATCGAGACGCCAAGGGGGCTGCGCTGGCGCTCTTCACCGCTCGCCTCCACAGGCCGGACTACACTACCCACAAGGCTGTGCTGCAGGCCATCATTTACCAGCTGGATAAAGCCATCGAGAG CATCCAGACGCAGCGGGATGGCCTCATCTTCATCTACGACATGACCAACTCCACGTACGGAAACTTCGACTACGAGCTCTGCGTCAAGATCCTCAATCTCCTGAAG GGTGCATTTCCCGCACGTCTCAAGTGCGTCTTCATCGTGTCGTCACCGCTGTGGTTCCGGGCCCCCTTCTCCGTGCTGCGCCTCTTCGTGCGGGAGAAACTGCGCGAGAGG GTGTGCACAGTGAAGGCTCATGAGCTGGCCAGCCACATTCCCATGGACTCCCTGCCGGAGCACCTCGGCGGTCGCTCGCGGTACAGCCACGTGGCCTGGATCCAGGCCTGCATCAACTCGGAGCGCACGGGGGTCCCGCTGTCCCCCCGCTCCTCTGCCCCCGCCTCCAAGGACAAGCTCAACGCCAACGTGcgccaccatcaccaccacccccGGCAGCGACAGCCCAACTGTCAGAACTGGAACGGTTCCACTCACGGAGCTGCAGTTGTGGGGGCGGATttgggaggaggaggggacaggCTTGCGGACCACGGTAAGGCTGGCCAAGGCGGGAGCCCCGGTGCCAAAAGAAACGGACTAGGCGGACAGAGCCCCCTCGATTGGGACGCGCCCCCGGACGCGGCCCCGCACCAAAAGGTGAGCGACGGGACCGGACGAAGGGACGTGGTCCGGGCAGGGCTTGACGGCGGGGAGGAAGGCTGGCCGCCCCAGAAGACGCCCCGCCGTCCGTCGCGATGCCAGGACCTGCGTCCTGCAGGAGAGCAGGCGCAGTCGGTACACGTGCCCGAGCACGGTGGCATGGCCGTCAAAGAGCTGCTCCAGTacgtgaagaggaagaagaagaagggcatCTACCAGGAGTACGAGGAGATCCGCAAGGAGCCGCCGGCGGGCACCTTCGAATACTCCAA GAAGCTTTCCAATCAGATCAAGAACCGATACAGCGATGTTCTGTGCCTGGACCACTCCAGGGTGACGCTCACGACTCGGCACGACGCAGATGATGAG ACGTCGGATTATATCAACGCAAGTTTTATGGACGGGTACAAAAGAGTCAACGCCTACGTTGCCACTCAGG GGCCTTTGCCAAAAACCTTCGGTGACTTCTGGCGCATGGTGTGGGAGCAGAGGGTTCTGATTATCGTCATGACAACCAG AGTGGTGGAGCGCGGCCGGGTCAAGTGCGGCCAGTACTGGCCGCTGGAAGAGGGGTCCGCCGACGTCTACGGCCGCTTCCAGGTCAGGAACAGCCGCATCGAGATGTTCCAGGACTTCAAGCTCTCGCATCTGGAGCTCTGCGACAGCCAG TCAGGGGAGCGCCGGGACGTGGCCCACTACCTCTACGTGAGCTGGCCGGACTTCGGCGTGCCCAAGTCGGCCTCCGCCATGCTGGACTTCCGCGCTCAGGTCAAGCGGCACCAGGAGGCCGCCTTCCAGGCCATGTGTACCGACTGGACGGGGCCGGCGGGGGGCCCCCCGCTCGTGGTGCACTGCAGCGCCGGAATCGGAAGGACAG GCACTTTCTGCACCCTGGACATCTGCCTGTCGCGGCTCGATGACATCGGCACCGTGGACGTGAGGCAGACGGTGCGGCGCATGCGCTCCCAGCGCGCCTTCAGCATCCAGACCTGGGACCAGTACTACTTCTGCTACAGGGCCGTGCTGGAGTACGCGCAGCGCCGGGGCCTGCTGCCGCCCGTCGAGTGGTCCGACACCGAGCTGGAGACCGACAGCGAGTGA
- the LOC108930767 gene encoding signal-transducing adaptor protein 1-like, whose translation SPAAAPVRPHPRSLKLLLLNVTTKGRVYGKRRSTNRAPRVISKRREKITALPLYHCGHLLKKFPGEKDFHGFFGELRGSTIFLYSDDKQDMYSEKIELCNLKAIVMENPGIKVGPAVYTLMLLNEQVQLKIDSLDTGEEWKGFIMTVANLKIPSKLQLLPGQMLKLEETLEMERKRTAAQPPSVPWETSDLQTQDPSNIYDDVISSIPSRVFFVSRQEAKRMLEEHPDYGSIILRPATDNVNYAITLRQMMPSGPVTKHFKVRSEASGFVIELDSPVTVPTLSAVLEYFVEHIPGNLRPYVDPKPYETRIDLCPPAMPPERGPVPAKPAAKPKVTPRARVVPMIRSPQPATAGPPLPPKPPMEQEKENEYIEPDHPGKEMSFKDELDQTLRKRREQLYSASKSMEHCSLSNSGPASGPAV comes from the exons TCGCCCGCCGCCGCGCCGGTCCGGCCACACCCTCGTTCTCTGAAGCTCCTCCTCCTTAACGTGACGACAAAGGGGCGTGTCTACGGCAAGAGGCGGAGCACAAATCGGG ctccgCGAGTCATCAgcaagaggagggaaaaaatcaCAGCTCTGCCCCTGTACCACTGTGGCCATTTGCTGAAGAAATTCCCTGGAGAGAAG GACTTCCACGGTTTCTTTGGAGAGTTGCGAGGATCCACCATCTTTCTCTATTCAGATGACAAGCAAGACATG TACTCAGAGAAAATAGAGCTTTGCAACTTGAAGGCGATTGTCATGGAAAACCCGGGGATCAAAGTTGGGCCCGCAGTCTACACTCTGATGCTGCTCAACGAGCAAGTGCAGCTGAAG ATTGACAGCCTGGACACCGGGGAAGAGTGGAAGGGGTTCATCATGACCGTCGCAAAC CTTAAAATCCCCAGTAAACTTCAGCTGCTCCCAGGTCAAATGCTGAAGCTGGAGGAGACCCTTGAGATGGAACGTAAGAGGACCGCAGCGCAGCCCCCGTCGGTTCCCTGGGAAACCAGCGACCTCCAAACCCAGGACCCCAGCAACATCTATGATGACGTCATTTCCAGCATCCCTTC CAGGGTCTTCTTCGTGTCCCGGCAGGAGGCCAAACGCATGCTGGAGGAGCATCCCGACTACGGCAGCATCATCCTGCGTCCGGCGACGGATAATGTAAACTACGCCATCACACTAAGGCAGATGATGCCCAG CGGCCCGGTTACGAAGCACTTCAAGGTGCGCTCCGAAGCATCCGGGTTCGTCATTGAGCTGGACAGTCCG GTGACTGTGCCAACCCTTAGTGCCGTCCTGGAGTACTTTGTGGAACATATTCCAGGgaatcttcggccatatgtcgaTCCCAAGCCCTACGAAACACGAATAG ATCTGTGCCCACCGGCGATGCCCCCGGAGCGGGGCCCTGTTCCTGCGAAGCCAGCTGCAAAACCGAAGGTCACCCCACGCGCCAGGGTCGTACCCATGATCCGCAGCCCGCAGCCTGCGACGGCAGGACCGCCCCTTCCCCCAAAGCCCCCGATGGAACAGGAAAAAGAGAACGAGTACATAGAACCAGACCACCCTGGCAAAG AGATGTCTTTTAAGGATGAGCTGGACCAGAccctgaggaagaggagggaacAGCTGTACTCAGCCAGCAAGAGCATGGAGCACTGTAGTCTGTCAAATAGCGGACCCGCGTCCGGCCCAGCGGTATAG
- the grhpra gene encoding glyoxylate reductase/hydroxypyruvate reductase yields the protein MQGTQQLLKVFVTRRIPQEGMRVLNQSGLCKVSLWDSDEPIPRTDLLQGVSGAHGILCLLSDRIDAEVINAAGPNLKVISTLSVGFDHLAVGEIKKRGVRVGYTPDVLTDATAELTVALLLATARRIPEGVEEVKNGGWSSWKPLWLCGYGLSGSTVGVIGLGRIGLAIARRLKPFGVKRLLYSGRTSKPQAAEVDGEFASLDRLVSESDFVVVSCSLTPETQGLCDKALFSKMKKTAVFVNTSRGAVVNQEDLHEALSSGRIAAAGLDVTTPEPLPTDHPLLKLKNCVILPHIGSATYSTRGIMAELCANNLLAGLTGSAMPSELAL from the exons ATGCAGGGGACGCAGCAGTTGCTCAAGGTGTTCGTGACCCGGCGGATCCCGCAGGAGGGCATGAGGGTCCTGAACCAGAGCGGCCT GTGCAAGGTATCGCTGTGGGACTCGGATGAACCCATCCCGCGTACCGACCTCCTGCAGGGCGTGTCGGGGGCCCACGGGATCCTCTGCCTCCTGTCGGACCGCATCGACGCCGAGGTTATAAAcgcagcag GGCCGAACCTGAAAGTGATCAGTACTTTATCCGTGGGGTTTGACCACCTGGCCGTTGGCGAAATCAAAAAACG CGGCGTTCGCGTGGGATACACTCCGGACGTTCTCACGGATGCCACCGCGGAGCTGACCGTGGCTTTGCTGCTGGCCACGGCGCGCCGGATCCCGGAGGGGGTCGAAGAGGTGAAGAA CGGTGGGTGGAGCAGCTGGAAACCCTTGTGGCTGTGCGGCTACGGACTGTCCGGCAGCACGGTGGGAGTCATCGGCCTGGGACGCATCG GCCTGGCCATCGCGCGCAGGCTGAAGCCCTTCGGGGTGAAGAGGCTGCTCTACTCGGGACGGACGTCCAAGCCTCAGGCTGCCGAGGTGGACGGGGAGTTCG CGTCTCTGGACCGGCTGGTTTCCGAGAGCGACTTCGTCGTCGTGTCCTGCTCCCTCACCCCCGAAACCCAGGGCCTGTGCGACAAGGCTCTCTTCAGCAAGATGAAGAAAACTGCCGTCTTTGTCAACACTAGCAG GGGAGCCGTGGTGAACCAGGAGGATCTGCACGAAGCGCTTTCGAGCGGTCGGATCGCGGCTGCCGGGCTGGACGTCACCACCCCCGAGCCCCTGCCCACGGACCACCCCCTGCTCAAGCTCAAGAACTGCG TGATCCTTCCCCATATTGGCAGCGCCACCTACTCCACACGGGGCATCATGGCGGAGCTGTGTGCCAACAACCTGCTGGCTGGCCTCACCGGGAGCGCGATGCCCAGCGAACTCGCCCTCTAG
- the LOC114910588 gene encoding zinc finger and BTB domain-containing protein 5-like, producing the protein MEFPGHFEQVFRQLNHQRVQGQLCDCVIAVGSRHFRAHRSVLAACSTHFRALFTAAEGDGSVSVIQLDGEVVTPEAFAALVDMMYTSTLMLGKSNVMDVLLAASHLHLNAVVKACKRYLTTRALSNRDVRRQPELRQAPAAGPRFLQPHLGSAGSAPGRLDKGVAPQGVVQQASVPIRRIHKRKQPSVPPAPKDGAGLWPRLSVAPAEEGGTLGEEPESGVGGDGSGGQKDGEGPSQEDVQVPSQSDGGCGGDERWRGKVELPGGVDVKVKESAEEEEEEEKRVAVKNEPPSSPEPLDEAGDVTPRVGGGDRSRRRPDKREQSPESSERSFSHLRGGADPSGAGGAGGGPSAHPADHEDQGGKQDFSISSFLCSRDVDILGLQTRFGGHSGGLLTMTAADWQPDGEGGPFLLAPESATGAAPFSALRSSSAHPQQRFFSREVRSDAFFPQPPQEALGYRWAGPEQFAPHFQLLGVGSRSSLRSSRQDLGGARTALPSYRRIAPKVTPGAKQPSFSPAAPTAPPQLTRASADVLSKCKKALSEHNVLVVAGARKYACKICCKTFLTLTDCKKHIRVHTGEKPYACLKCGKRFSQSSHLYKHSKTTCLRWQGNDLPGSLL; encoded by the coding sequence ATGGAGTTCCCGGGACACTTTGAGCAGGTCTTCCGGCAGCTCAACCACCAGCGCGTGCAGGGGCAGCTGTGCGACTGCGTGATCGCCGTGGGCAGCCGGCACTTCAGGGCGCACCGCTCGGTGCTGGCGGCCTGCAGCACGCACTTCCGCGCGCTCTTTACGGCGGCAGAGGGCGACGGCAGCGTGAGCGTGATCCAGCTGGACGGCGAGGTGGTGACGCCGGAGGCTTTCGCCGCCCTGGTCGACATGATGTACACCTCCACGCTCATGCTGGGTAAGAGCAACGTCATGGACGTGTTGCTGGCTGCTTCGCATCTGCACCTAAACGCCGTGGTGAAAGCCTGCAAGCGCTACCTGACCACCCGCGCACTGTCCAATAGGGACGTGCGCCGTCAGCCGGAGCTCCGGCAGGCCCCCGCTGCCGGCCCCAGGTTCCTGCAGCCGCATCTCGGCTCGGCGGGTTCTGCCCCGGGGCGGCTGGACAAGGGCGTCGCCCCACAAGGGGTGGTGCAGCAAGCCTCTGTTCCCATCCGGCGCATCCACAAGCGCAAGCAGCCCTCGGTGCCGCCGGCCCCCAAAGACGGAGCCGGACTCTGGCCCCGGCTCTCTGTGGCCCCAGCGGAAGAGGGCGGGACACTGGGTGAGGAGCCGGAGAGCGGCGTGGGTGGGGACGGCAGCGGCGGGCAGAAGGACGGGGAGGGGCCATCGCAGGAGGACGTGCAGGTGCCCAGCCAGTCGgacggggggtgcgggggtgatGAGCGGTGGCGGGGCAAGGTGGAGCTCCCCGGAGGCGTCGACGTTAAAGTGAAGGAAtcagctgaggaggaggaggaagaggagaagcgAGTGGCGGTGAAGAACGAACCGCCAAGCTCCCCGGAGCCCCTGGACGAGGCTGGCGACGTGACCCCCCGGGTTGGGGGGGGCGACCGGTCAAGGCGGCGCCCGGACAAGAGGGAGCAGAGCCCGGAGAGCAGCGAGCGCAGCTTCTCCCACCTCAGGGGCGGCGCCGACCCGTCGGGCGCaggtggggctgggggaggaCCATCCGCTCATCCTGCTGACCACGAAGACCAGGGAGGAAAGCAGGACTTCAGCATCTCCAGCTTCCTGTGTTCCAGGGACGTCGACATTCTGGGGCTACAGACTCGCTTCGGGGGGCACAGCGGCGGTCTCCTCACCATGACGGCTGCAGACTGGCAGccggacggggagggggggccGTTCCTTCTGGCCCCGGAGTCGGCCACCGGCGCCGCGCCCTTCTCCGCACTACGCTCCAGCTCTGCCCATCCCCAGCAGCGCTTCTTCTCCAGAGAGGTCCGCTCTGAtgctttcttcccacagcccccCCAGGAGGCGCTGGGCTACCGGTGGGCGGGGCCTGAGCAATTTGCACCGCATTTCCAGCTCTTGGGCGTGGGCTCGCGCTCATCGTTGCGTTCCTCCCGCCAGGATTTGGGCGGCGCCCGCACGGCCCTCCCAAGTTACCGCAGGATCGCGCCCAAGGTGACCCCCGGCGCGAAACAGCCCTCCTTCTCACCCGCCGCGCCGACCGCGCCGCCCCAGCTGACCAGAGCGTCTGCGGACGTCCTGTCCAAGTGCAAGAAGGCGCTGTCGGAGCACAACGTGCTCGTGGTGGCGGGGGCGCGCAAGTACGCCTGCAAGATCTGCTGCAAGACCTTCCTGACGCTGACGGACTGCAAGAAGCACATCCGCGTGCACACGGGCGAGAAGCCCTACGCCTGCCTCAAGTGCGGCAAGCGCTTCAGCCAGTCCAGCCACCTGTACAAGCACTCCAAGACCACCTGCCTGCGCTGGCAGGGTAACGACCTCCCCGGCTCCTTGCTCTGA